One part of the Eucalyptus grandis isolate ANBG69807.140 chromosome 10, ASM1654582v1, whole genome shotgun sequence genome encodes these proteins:
- the LOC120288762 gene encoding LOW QUALITY PROTEIN: probable serine/threonine-protein kinase PBL16 (The sequence of the model RefSeq protein was modified relative to this genomic sequence to represent the inferred CDS: inserted 3 bases in 3 codons), with translation MGNCLCRWEPSIYRVSSNAKSESPKYGSPSVKHKRDESKLPSNPAEVEDLRRDTAANPLIAFTYSELRIITANFRQDQVLGGGGFGSVYKGFISEDXAEGLEPLQVAVKVHDGDNSYQGHREWLAEVIFLGQLSHPNLVKXIGYCCEDEHRVLIYEYMARGSVEHNLFSRVLLPLPWSIRMKIAFGAAKGLAFLHEAEKPVIYRDFKTSNILLDEEYNAKLSDFGLAKDGPEGDKSHVSTRIMGTYGYAAPEYIMTGHLTPRSDVYNYGVVLLELLTGRKSLDKSRPAQEQNLTDWALPLLKEKKKILNLVDPRLDGDYPIKGXAKAAMLAYHCLNRNPKARPLMRDIVDSFGASSGK, from the exons ATGGGAAATTGCTTGTGTAGATGGGAGCCTTCGATTTACAGAGTCTCCTCCAATGCTAAGTCAG AATCCCCTAAGTACGGGAGCCCATCCGTGAAACATAAAAGGGATGAAAGTAAATTACCGTCAAATCCTGCGGAAGTAGAAGATCTGCGCCGTGACACAGCTGCCAATCCGCTGATTGCATTCACCTATAGCGAGCTGAGGATCATCACTGCAAATTTCAGGCAAGATCAGGTGTTGGGTGGCGGTGGATTTGGAAGCGTGTACAAAGGGTTTATCTCAGAGG TTGCGGAGGGGCTGGAGCCTCTCCAAGTTGCTGTAAAGGTTCATGACGGCGATAACAGTTATCAAGGCCACCGTGAGTGGCTG GCAGAAGTCATATTCCTGGGGCAGCTTTCTCATCCGAATTTGGTGA TGATCGGGTACTGCTGCGAAGATGAACATCGAGTGTTGATATACGAGTACATGGCTCGGGGTAGTGTGGAACATAACTTATTTTCGA GAGTATTGCTTCCTCTTCCATGGTCTATCAGAATGAAAATTGCATTCGGTGCTGCCAAAGGTCTTGCTTTCCTCCATGAAGCTGAGAAGCCGGTCATCTACCGTGATTTCAAGACGTCTAATATTCTCTTAGATGAG GAGTATAATGCCAAGCTCTCTGACTTTGGTCTTGCGAAAGATGGACCTGAAGGAGACAAATCACATGTTTCCACTCGCATAATGGGAACATATGGATATGCTGCGCCAGAATATATAATGACAG GGCATTTGACTCCACGGAGTGATGTATACAACTATGGCGTAGTCCTTCTAGAACTTCTTACGGGGAGAAAATCCTTGGATAAGTCTAGGCCTGCACAGGAGCAAAACCTCACAGATTGGGCCCTTCCTTTGcttaaagagaagaagaagatactcAACCTTGTGGATCCGAGGCTGGATGGCGATTATCCCATCAAAG GTGCAAAAGCGGCGATGCTCGCCTACCATTGCTTGAACCGGAACCCCAAAGCTAGGCCTCTCATGAGAGACATAGTAGATTCCTTTGGAGCCTCTTCTGGTAAATGA